In a genomic window of Niallia taxi:
- the ltrA gene encoding group II intron reverse transcriptase/maturase, whose amino-acid sequence MKRKKLRHSEYYSMQDCFDRLYSQSVSGHSFYELTELMSSQDNIRLAYRNIKRNTGSKTGGTDKLTINDILHLTVEDVIAKVQSMFKRYEPQTVRRVFIPKGNGKTRPLGIPTIWDRIFQQCILQILEPICEAKFHKHSYGFRPNRSTHHAKARLEFLINQSGLYHCVDVDIKGFFDNVNHSKLLKQMWSIGIRDKSLLSIISRLLKAEIEGEGVPIKGTPQGGILSPLLSNIVLNELDWWVSDQWETFESRYTYSTSGNKYQQLKKTSLKECFIIRYADDFKVLCRTRSQAIRMNYALRDFLRKRLQLETSEEKSKVINLKKNSSEFLGFLIKAVRKGKTRFGYVARSDMSKKAKENTSRQIKKAIKVVKRKPCAETVWNFNTVVMGIQNYYAFATNITINLNQLNAHLRKSIYNQLKNIRTEASIHDMTKTLQKRYKGYNVRLFKIQQMVFVPIHAQRWRTPLCFSQTICNFTTEGRDKIHNSLKAIDKTTLSYIMKNYIPNRTIEYNDNRISKFIAQYGKCAILDEKLGINEWHCHHITPFSLSRDDSYSNLIVVHKAIHQLIHLRDKVKIKNLLQSLNLDRKQKEKVNKLRLKCQNEII is encoded by the coding sequence TTGAAACGGAAGAAATTGAGGCACAGCGAGTATTATAGTATGCAAGATTGTTTTGACAGACTATATTCTCAAAGTGTCAGTGGTCATAGCTTCTATGAATTAACAGAATTAATGAGTTCTCAAGATAATATACGACTTGCCTACCGGAACATTAAAAGGAACACTGGTAGTAAAACTGGTGGAACTGACAAGTTAACAATTAATGATATTTTGCATTTAACAGTAGAAGATGTAATAGCAAAGGTTCAATCTATGTTTAAAAGGTATGAACCACAAACAGTAAGGCGCGTATTTATTCCAAAAGGAAATGGGAAAACTAGACCTTTGGGTATTCCAACCATATGGGATAGAATTTTTCAACAGTGCATACTTCAAATTTTAGAGCCAATTTGCGAAGCAAAATTCCATAAACATAGTTATGGATTTAGACCGAATCGCAGCACGCATCATGCCAAAGCCAGACTTGAGTTTCTCATTAACCAATCGGGCCTATATCATTGTGTTGATGTGGATATTAAAGGATTCTTTGATAACGTTAATCATAGCAAGCTTTTGAAGCAAATGTGGTCTATAGGTATTAGGGATAAATCACTTCTTTCCATTATATCTAGGCTACTTAAAGCAGAGATTGAAGGGGAAGGAGTACCTATTAAAGGTACTCCGCAAGGAGGTATACTGTCACCTTTATTATCTAACATTGTGTTAAATGAATTAGATTGGTGGGTTAGTGACCAATGGGAAACGTTTGAAAGCAGATATACCTATTCCACCTCTGGTAATAAATATCAGCAGCTAAAGAAAACGTCGTTAAAAGAATGTTTTATCATCCGTTATGCGGACGATTTTAAGGTACTGTGCAGAACTAGGTCACAAGCAATAAGAATGAATTACGCATTGAGAGATTTCTTGAGAAAAAGACTGCAGTTGGAAACTAGCGAGGAGAAATCGAAAGTAATAAATCTAAAGAAAAACTCTTCCGAGTTCCTTGGATTCTTAATAAAGGCTGTAAGGAAAGGAAAAACAAGGTTTGGTTATGTAGCGAGGTCTGATATGTCCAAAAAGGCTAAAGAAAATACCTCCCGACAGATTAAAAAGGCTATAAAAGTAGTCAAAAGAAAACCTTGTGCTGAAACTGTTTGGAATTTCAATACTGTCGTTATGGGTATCCAAAACTATTACGCTTTCGCAACAAACATTACTATTAATCTTAATCAGTTAAACGCTCATCTTCGTAAATCGATATATAATCAATTAAAGAACATTAGAACAGAGGCAAGTATTCATGATATGACAAAAACCTTACAGAAGAGGTACAAGGGTTATAATGTGAGACTATTTAAGATACAACAGATGGTATTTGTCCCCATACATGCCCAGCGTTGGAGAACTCCACTGTGTTTCTCGCAAACGATTTGTAACTTTACTACCGAAGGTAGAGATAAAATACACAATAGCCTGAAAGCTATTGATAAAACAACGCTCTCTTATATCATGAAAAACTACATTCCAAACAGAACAATTGAGTACAATGACAACAGAATCAGTAAGTTTATCGCACAATATGGAAAATGTGCCATATTAGATGAAAAGTTAGGAATTAATGAATGGCACTGCCATCATATAACTCCTTTTTCACTGTCCAGAGATGACAGTTATTCAAACTTGATTGTTGTTCATAAAGCAATACATCAGTTGATACATCTAAGAGACAAAGTTAAAATAAAAAATCTTTTACAATCTTTAAATCTAGATAGAAAGCAGAAAGAAAAAGTAAATAAACTACGATTAAAATGTCAAAATGAAATTATCTAA
- a CDS encoding MerR family transcriptional regulator — protein MYTIGQVAKFLDVSRDTLKFYEEKKLIKPKQNSENGYRQYNHFDIYDITSVNFYREIDIEIKKIQELKRSKSIEGIQSLIEEKEQEVLEIIEYNKMLLKKIQSVKEDCEKIRIFLNTYTVKAMNPLEIKGEMKHYTSYEEYDILKESTESLKKAVILTSLRRVISFNEEGILEDKFIIVKKVKDGDKAIEGEILSHPKCIYTVVEDGRWSTGGKNTDHKVEESLRKAAKEQGYELLGLAYVNLLLTTYEDGLERIFLEMYVPIK, from the coding sequence ATGTATACAATTGGACAAGTAGCTAAATTTTTGGATGTATCTAGAGATACCTTGAAATTCTATGAGGAAAAGAAGTTAATCAAGCCTAAGCAAAATAGTGAGAATGGGTACAGACAATATAATCATTTTGATATATATGATATAACATCAGTCAATTTCTACAGAGAAATTGATATTGAAATAAAGAAAATACAAGAGTTAAAAAGAAGTAAGAGTATAGAGGGAATACAATCATTAATAGAAGAGAAAGAACAAGAGGTTTTGGAAATAATAGAATATAACAAAATGTTGTTAAAAAAGATTCAGAGTGTAAAAGAAGATTGTGAAAAAATAAGGATTTTTTTAAATACATACACAGTAAAAGCAATGAATCCTTTAGAAATAAAAGGCGAAATGAAGCATTATACCTCATATGAAGAATATGACATTCTAAAAGAAAGCACAGAAAGTTTAAAAAAAGCAGTTATTCTCACATCTTTAAGAAGAGTAATAAGTTTCAATGAAGAAGGTATTCTTGAAGATAAATTTATCATTGTAAAAAAAGTAAAAGATGGTGACAAAGCTATAGAAGGTGAAATACTATCTCATCCAAAATGTATTTATACAGTTGTTGAAGATGGAAGATGGTCAACAGGTGGAAAAAACACTGACCATAAAGTGGAAGAAAGTTTAAGGAAAGCAGCAAAAGAACAAGGGTATGAACTATTGGGGCTTGCTTATGTAAATCTATTGCTTACCACTTATGAAGATGGACTTGAACGTATTTTTTTGGAAATGTATGTACCAATAAAGTGA
- a CDS encoding CPBP family intramembrane glutamic endopeptidase, whose amino-acid sequence MSIEKKLKKPVASFILLTNIIFLPLFFLVGTIKILGFPTWVFDLARCISAWSSTFAFAILFKKIFPGQSFIDFVKNKFKTKIKLTVILSVCMIQLALFMIILFLIMNKREVESIFTISSWGMLFYYFFRNLLSGPLGEELGWRGFAQVELQKRFSPLKASIIIGFWWGLWHLPMWLTTGYWGMDLIIYILSFMISIISTSIIMAAFYNLNQNLIIPIIVHQFFNFYIGLINGNLIHLITYNAIFYLTAAIIIIIINPKKVLYGMNVPSINNEKEYRI is encoded by the coding sequence ATGAGTATAGAAAAGAAATTAAAAAAGCCAGTAGCAAGTTTTATTCTGCTAACCAATATCATTTTTTTACCACTTTTTTTTCTGGTAGGGACCATAAAGATATTGGGATTTCCTACATGGGTTTTTGATTTAGCACGCTGTATATCAGCTTGGTCTTCCACCTTTGCTTTTGCAATATTATTTAAAAAAATCTTTCCTGGGCAGAGCTTTATAGATTTTGTTAAAAATAAATTCAAGACTAAGATTAAATTAACTGTAATCCTCTCTGTTTGTATGATTCAATTGGCCCTATTTATGATCATTTTGTTTCTCATAATGAATAAAAGGGAAGTAGAATCTATTTTTACTATATCTTCATGGGGAATGCTGTTCTATTACTTTTTTAGAAACCTACTGTCTGGACCACTAGGTGAAGAATTAGGGTGGAGAGGTTTTGCTCAAGTTGAGCTTCAAAAGAGATTCTCGCCATTAAAAGCTTCAATTATCATCGGCTTTTGGTGGGGATTGTGGCATCTGCCTATGTGGCTGACTACAGGGTATTGGGGCATGGATTTGATTATTTATATCTTATCCTTTATGATCTCAATCATATCTACTTCAATTATCATGGCCGCATTTTATAATTTAAATCAGAATTTAATCATTCCAATCATCGTCCATCAATTCTTTAATTTTTATATTGGCTTAATAAACGGAAACTTAATCCATTTGATTACGTATAACGCAATTTTTTACTTAACAGCAGCAATAATAATTATAATTATTAACCCCAAAAAAGTTTTGTATGGCATGAATGTTCCTAGCATAAATAATGAAAAGGAATACCGTATTTAG